In a genomic window of Festucalex cinctus isolate MCC-2025b chromosome 11, RoL_Fcin_1.0, whole genome shotgun sequence:
- the zmym2 gene encoding zinc finger MYM-type protein 2 isoform X3 codes for MRHESAVCIADDLGAWNWLVLFCAHAPSGINVKAQKWRYTVSSSTPVVALAMDGESEPNPAVPEEEVATAGVAAVGEHVEAAAAPTVEAPEPVATATGDDEAPKKVRGEDDDDVVLVEEQAPEPQPTSKECLEAPTGMETEHTSPAEATPAAEEAPPAQVTPPVAATPDTSEPSIPASAAEPIVIDDEEEPEEKRGGSSPTTLSHMEPHSDIRIANVTTLGQKRDTRADLMITSVTSLQGGPMSGDGVSEENSLQIGSAYSLTPDDTSRRPSASFNPGRGSAVQNGDAGTHNRTDSWISQSASVPRNQKQTGVDSSSTATSLPKPPGQSSSSSPGTQPQPRTVKVTCANCKKPLKKGQTAYQRKGSTHLFCSTTCLSAFSHKPAPKKSCTMCKKDITNMKGTIVAQVDSSESFQEFCSTGCLGAYENKQNPPKSSLKTKCTVCGKITEIRHEVSFKTVTHKICSDMCFNAYRRANGLIMNCCEQCGDYLPSRASANHFLLVDGQQKRFCCQKCIRDFKQAHSKLASCLTCKTLIKTGEVVLGLAADGTMGSYCSTNCMNKAKMAATTFHHAEPSCHFCKRNSLPQYQATLPEGNVLNFCSSQCVTKFQSATLQTTTNGQTTLSSNNTAAVQLKCNYCRGTFSVKPETLEWEDKVYQFCSKVCCDDYKKLHCIVTLCEFCQEEKTLHTTGNFSGEKKPFCSEGCKLLFKQDFIKRLGLKCVSCNHCSQMCKRGITRQLGGMTRDFCGEACAKKFHDWYHKAARCDCCKVQGQLTESVMWRSEMKQFCDQQCLLRFYCQQNEPILATQKGPENSCTGIESQASKLGLVSQGTAAYTSSGLIRDVKNKAVLCKPLTLTKATYCKPHMQSKPIQTDVDDGVKREYVPVPIPVPVFIPMPMNMYSQLTPTPLSMPLPLPVPVFLPTTLQSTEQIVQTIQELRSKAPSDPVASQEDLPSPSGVTSEDHKADIIKLEETSKHVDDEMITAGPEEQKVVKKEGDVNVKKEKEVEEEGSYMDLEEDFPQASASVLEDAEKQDDEQAARPQPRTRGSKRLAAERSLVRASLVRSPPLKVRYGVNAFRRWMGSGGKDGCTADPQASDPALVNPTETDVLEMCAEKLNDKLCGFVREVCRPNGQRYAPDSIYYLCLGIQKHLHTNGQQGDIFSDSCYQEFGEELNKVLKNWKPSLLPDGSAWSRVDEQCLWAGGHLGSTTPAVLLRSLVYLNAKRMRLRSAQQHLRLSFADVYGPDATHPVTTRESQACVRVPSPLSQVEKESRKRKPDHQDCEDDDTGLLGLVTEQERHLFQLYRSKCPASLLERSDFFYAQPDPAWDGDGAWFTSTPLELHMLESLLARVLLVQDIYTDSQEQAEQESGAE; via the exons ATGCGACATGAGTCAGCCGTCTGTATCGCGGACGATCTTGGAGCGTGGAATTGGCTGGTGTTGTTTTGTGCGCATGCGCCTTCCGGGATTAATGTCAAGGCACAAAAGTGGCGCTACACCGTGTCGAGCTCTACTCCG GTGGTTGCCTTAGCAATGGACGGGGAGTCGGAACCCAATCCTGCTGTTCCGGAGGAGGAGGTGGCGACGGCGGGGGTGGCGGCAGTGGGGGAGCACGTGGAGGCCGCGGCGGCACCCACTGTGGAGGCCCCGGAGCcggttgccacggcaacaggtGACGACGAGGCACCAAAGAAGGTCAGAGGCGAGGACGACGATGACGTGGTTCTGGTAGAGGAGCAGGCCCCCGAGCCGCAGCCCACATCAAAGGAGTGTTTGGAGGCCCCCACTGGCATGGAGACGGAACACACGTCACCCGCCGAGGCGACACCCGCAGCTGAGGAGGCGCCGCCCGCCCAGGTGACGCCACCCGTCGCTGCGACGCCCGACACGTCCGAGCCTTCCATCCCCGCCTCGGCGGCCGAGCCCATTGTCATCGATGACGAAGAGGAGCCTGAGGAGAAGCGGGGCGGCTCCTCGCCCACCACCCTCAGCCACATGGAACCACATTCGGACATCCGCATCGCCAACGTCACCACGCTGGGCCAAAAAAGGGACACCAGGGCCGACTTGATGATTACCTCGGTGACGTCGCTTCAGGGAGGACCAATG TCGGGTGACGGCGTGTCGGAGGAAAACAGTCTGCAGATCGGCAGCGCCTACAGCCTGACTCCCGATGACACGTCTAGAAGACCGAGCGCTTCCTTTAACCCCGGGCGGGGCTCGGCAGTGCAAAATGGTGACGCTGGGACGCACAACAGAACAG ACTCGTGGATCTCCCAGTCGGCGTCGGTGCCTCGCAACCAAAAGCAGACGGGGGTGGACTCTTCTTCCACCGCCACTTCCCTGCCCAAACCTCCGGGACAgtcttcctcttcctcaccGGGCACCCAGCCTCAACCCAGGACGGTGAAG GTGACATGTGCAAACTGTAAGAAGCCTCTGAAGAAAGGTCAGACGGCGTACCAGCGCAAAGGGTCTACACACCTTTTCTGCTCCACCACCTGCCTCTCGGCCTTCTCGCACAAACCCGCACCCAAGAAAAGCTGTACCATGTGTAAAAA GGACATTACCAACATGAAAGGTACCATCGTGGCCCAGGTGGATTCAAGCGAGTCCTTCCAGGAGTTCTGCAGCACCGGCTGCCTGGGCGCCTATGAGAACAAGCAGAACCCGCCCAAGTCTAGCCTCAAAACCAAATGCACCGTTTGCGGAAAGATTACTGAG ATCCGTCACGAAGTGAGCTTCAAGACGGTGACGCACAAGATCTGCAGCGACATGTGCTTCAATGCATACCGCCGAGCCAACGGGCTCATCATGAACTGCTGCGAGCAGTGCGGAGACTACCTGCCCAGCAGGGCCTCCGCCAACCACTTCCTTCTGGTGGACGGACAGCAGAAGCGCTTTTGTTGTCAGAAATGCATCAGGGACTTCAAGCAG GCTCACAGCAAGCTGGCGAGCTGCCTGACATGCAAGACCTTAATCAAGACGGGCGAGGTGGTCCTGGGCCTAGCTGCTGACGGCACAATGGGCTCCTATTGCTCCACCAACTGTATGAACAaggccaagatggctgccaccACCTTCCACC aTGCGGAGCCGTCGTGTCACTTCTGCAAGAGGAACTCTTTACCTCAGTATCAGGCCACGCTTCCCGAGGGAAACGTCCTCAACTTCTGCAGCTCGCAGTGCGTCACCAAATTCCAG AGTGCCACACTCCAGACGACCACCAATGGACAGACAACGCTGTCCTCAAACAACACCGCCGCGGTACAGCTCAAGTGCAACTACTGTCGAGGAACGTTTAGCGTCAAGCCGGAGACGCTGGAGTGGGAG GACAAAGTGTACCAATTCTGCAGTAAGGTGTGCTGCGATGACTACAAGAAGCTGCATTGCATCGTCACCCTGTGTGAATTCTGCCAGGAGGAGAAGACGCTGCACACCACCGGCAACTTCTCGGGCGAGAAGAAACCTTTCTGCAGCGAAG GTTGCAAACTGCTGTTCAAGCAAGACTTCATCAAGCGCCTGGGCCTCAAGTGCGTCAGCTGCAACCACTGCAGCCAGATGTGCAAGAGAGGCATCACGCGGCAGCTCGGCGGCATGACGCGGGACTTTTGTGGAGAGGCCTGCGCCAAGAAGTTCCACGATTGGTACCACAAG GCGGCGCGCTGCGACTGCTGCAAGGTTCAGGGCCAGCTGACGGAGTCTGTGATGTGGCGGTCGGAGATGAAGCAATTCTGTGACCAGCAGTGTCTGCTCCGGTTTTATTGCCAGCAGAACGAGCCTATCCTGGCCACACAGAAAGGCCCAGAGAACAGCTGCACAG GCATTGAATCACAAGCTTCCAAACTTGGG CTGGTGAGCCAGGGCACGGCGGCGTACACAAGCAGCGGCCTGATAAGAGACGTCAAAAACAAGGCAGTCCTCTGCAAGCCGCTTACCCTCACCAAGGCCACCTACTGCAAGCCACACATGCAGAGCAAACCCATACAGACGG ATGTGGATGATGGCGTGAAACGCGAGTACGTTCCTGTCCCCATCCCCGTGCCCGTCTTCATCCCCATGCCCATGAACATGTATTCACAGCTGACGCCCACGCCGCTCTCTATGCCCCTACCA CTCCCCGTGCCAGTCTTCCTGCCCACCACACTGCAGAGCACCGAGCAAATCGTCCAAACCATCCAGGAGCTGAGAAGCAAGGCGCCCTCGGACCCCGTCGCCTCCCAGGAGGACCTGCCATCCCCGTCAGGGGTAACATCGGAGGACCACAAAGCAG ACATCATCAAGCTCGAGGAGACGAGTAAGCATGTGGACGACGAGATGATCACCGCTGGCCCGGAGGAGCAGAAAGTGGTGAAGAAGGAAGGTGATGTGAACGTGAAGAAAGAAAAGGAGGTGGAAGAGGAGGGAAGCTACATGGACCTGGAGGAGGACTTCCCTCAAG CTTCAGCGTCCGTCCTGGAGGATGCGGAGAAGCAGGATGACGAGCAGGCAGCACGACCTCAGCCAAGGACACGA GGTAGCAAGAGGCTGGCGGCAGAACGCAGCTTGGTCAGAGCCTCGTTGGTTCGCTCGCCGCCCCTGAAAGTTCGTTACGGCGTCAATGCCTTCAGACGCTGGATGGGTTCAGGTGGCAAAGATGGATGCACAGCGGACCCCCAAGCCTCCGATCCAGCTCTGGTGAATCCCACTGAAACCGATGTGCTGGAAATGTGCGCGGAAAAGCTGAACGACAAGCTATGCGGCTTCGTAAGGGAGGTGTGCCGGCCCAACGGCCAACGATACGCACCAGACAGCATCTACTACCTCTGCCTCGGCATCCAGAAG CATCTTCACACCAATGGCCAACAGGGTGACATCTTCAGCGACTCCTGCTACCAGGAGTTTGGGGAGGAGCTCAACAAGGTTCTGAAGAACTGGAAGCCCAGCCTGCTTCCTGATG GCTCCGCGTGGAGCCGTGTGGACGAGCAGTGTCTGTGGGCGGGTGGACATCTGGGCAGCACCACGCCCGCCGTCCTGCTGCGCTCGCTGGTCTACCTGAACGCCAAGCGCATGCGCTTACGCAGTGCCCAGCAGCACCTGCGCCTGTCCTTCGCCGACGTCTATGGCCCGGACGCCACACACCCCGTCACCACCAGGGAGAGCCAAGCTTGCGTCCGTGTGCCTTCTCCCCTCTCTCAGG TTGAAAAGGAGTCTCGTAAGAGGAAGCCAGACCATCAGGACTGTGAAGACGACGACACAGGATTACTAGGTCTCGTCACGGAGCAAGAGCGACACCTTTTCCAGCTCTACCGCTCCAAGTG TCCGGCGTCATTGCTGGAGCGCTCGGACTTCTTCTACGCCCAGCCTGATCCTGCCTGGGACGGTGACGGGGCCTGGTTCACCTCCACGCCGCTAGAGCTCCACATGCTGGAGAGCCTCCTTGCCAGAGTCCTGCTGGTGCAGGACATTTACACGGACTCGCAGGAGCAAGCGGAGCAGGAAAGTGGCGCAGAGTAG
- the zmym2 gene encoding zinc finger MYM-type protein 2 isoform X1, whose protein sequence is MRHESAVCIADDLGAWNWLVLFCAHAPSGINVKAQKWRYTVSSSTPVVALAMDGESEPNPAVPEEEVATAGVAAVGEHVEAAAAPTVEAPEPVATATGDDEAPKKVRGEDDDDVVLVEEQAPEPQPTSKECLEAPTGMETEHTSPAEATPAAEEAPPAQVTPPVAATPDTSEPSIPASAAEPIVIDDEEEPEEKRGGSSPTTLSHMEPHSDIRIANVTTLGQKRDTRADLMITSVTSLQGGPMSGDGVSEENSLQIGSAYSLTPDDTSRRPSASFNPGRGSAVQNGDAGTHNRTDSWISQSASVPRNQKQTGVDSSSTATSLPKPPGQSSSSSPGTQPQPRTVKVTCANCKKPLKKGQTAYQRKGSTHLFCSTTCLSAFSHKPAPKKSCTMCKKDITNMKGTIVAQVDSSESFQEFCSTGCLGAYENKQNPPKSSLKTKCTVCGKITEIRHEVSFKTVTHKICSDMCFNAYRRANGLIMNCCEQCGDYLPSRASANHFLLVDGQQKRFCCQKCIRDFKQAHSKLASCLTCKTLIKTGEVVLGLAADGTMGSYCSTNCMNKAKMAATTFHHAEPSCHFCKRNSLPQYQATLPEGNVLNFCSSQCVTKFQSATLQTTTNGQTTLSSNNTAAVQLKCNYCRGTFSVKPETLEWEDKVYQFCSKVCCDDYKKLHCIVTLCEFCQEEKTLHTTGNFSGEKKPFCSEGCKLLFKQDFIKRLGLKCVSCNHCSQMCKRGITRQLGGMTRDFCGEACAKKFHDWYHKAARCDCCKVQGQLTESVMWRSEMKQFCDQQCLLRFYCQQNEPILATQKGPENSCTGIESQASKLGLVSQGTAAYTSSGLIRDVKNKAVLCKPLTLTKATYCKPHMQSKPIQTDVDDGVKREYVPVPIPVPVFIPMPMNMYSQLTPTPLSMPLPLPVPVFLPTTLQSTEQIVQTIQELRSKAPSDPVASQEDLPSPSGVTSEDHKADIIKLEETSKHVDDEMITAGPEEQKVVKKEGDVNVKKEKEVEEEGSYMDLEEDFPQASASVLEDAEKQDDEQAARPQPRTRGSKRLAAERSLVRASLVRSPPLKVRYGVNAFRRWMGSGGKDGCTADPQASDPALVNPTETDVLEMCAEKLNDKLCGFVREVCRPNGQRYAPDSIYYLCLGIQKHLHTNGQQGDIFSDSCYQEFGEELNKVLKNWKPSLLPDGSAWSRVDEQCLWAGGHLGSTTPAVLLRSLVYLNAKRMRLRSAQQHLRLSFADVYGPDATHPVTTRESQACVRVPSPLSQVEKESRKRKPDHQDCEDDDTGLLGLVTEQERHLFQLYRSKWYVIYPPLLGFVQADSSICYVRKCIFIHFECALTEHSFNMTDFHLQQVGLGNWRFTVSVNFWKWVYCDYKSMLVYILTLQ, encoded by the exons ATGCGACATGAGTCAGCCGTCTGTATCGCGGACGATCTTGGAGCGTGGAATTGGCTGGTGTTGTTTTGTGCGCATGCGCCTTCCGGGATTAATGTCAAGGCACAAAAGTGGCGCTACACCGTGTCGAGCTCTACTCCG GTGGTTGCCTTAGCAATGGACGGGGAGTCGGAACCCAATCCTGCTGTTCCGGAGGAGGAGGTGGCGACGGCGGGGGTGGCGGCAGTGGGGGAGCACGTGGAGGCCGCGGCGGCACCCACTGTGGAGGCCCCGGAGCcggttgccacggcaacaggtGACGACGAGGCACCAAAGAAGGTCAGAGGCGAGGACGACGATGACGTGGTTCTGGTAGAGGAGCAGGCCCCCGAGCCGCAGCCCACATCAAAGGAGTGTTTGGAGGCCCCCACTGGCATGGAGACGGAACACACGTCACCCGCCGAGGCGACACCCGCAGCTGAGGAGGCGCCGCCCGCCCAGGTGACGCCACCCGTCGCTGCGACGCCCGACACGTCCGAGCCTTCCATCCCCGCCTCGGCGGCCGAGCCCATTGTCATCGATGACGAAGAGGAGCCTGAGGAGAAGCGGGGCGGCTCCTCGCCCACCACCCTCAGCCACATGGAACCACATTCGGACATCCGCATCGCCAACGTCACCACGCTGGGCCAAAAAAGGGACACCAGGGCCGACTTGATGATTACCTCGGTGACGTCGCTTCAGGGAGGACCAATG TCGGGTGACGGCGTGTCGGAGGAAAACAGTCTGCAGATCGGCAGCGCCTACAGCCTGACTCCCGATGACACGTCTAGAAGACCGAGCGCTTCCTTTAACCCCGGGCGGGGCTCGGCAGTGCAAAATGGTGACGCTGGGACGCACAACAGAACAG ACTCGTGGATCTCCCAGTCGGCGTCGGTGCCTCGCAACCAAAAGCAGACGGGGGTGGACTCTTCTTCCACCGCCACTTCCCTGCCCAAACCTCCGGGACAgtcttcctcttcctcaccGGGCACCCAGCCTCAACCCAGGACGGTGAAG GTGACATGTGCAAACTGTAAGAAGCCTCTGAAGAAAGGTCAGACGGCGTACCAGCGCAAAGGGTCTACACACCTTTTCTGCTCCACCACCTGCCTCTCGGCCTTCTCGCACAAACCCGCACCCAAGAAAAGCTGTACCATGTGTAAAAA GGACATTACCAACATGAAAGGTACCATCGTGGCCCAGGTGGATTCAAGCGAGTCCTTCCAGGAGTTCTGCAGCACCGGCTGCCTGGGCGCCTATGAGAACAAGCAGAACCCGCCCAAGTCTAGCCTCAAAACCAAATGCACCGTTTGCGGAAAGATTACTGAG ATCCGTCACGAAGTGAGCTTCAAGACGGTGACGCACAAGATCTGCAGCGACATGTGCTTCAATGCATACCGCCGAGCCAACGGGCTCATCATGAACTGCTGCGAGCAGTGCGGAGACTACCTGCCCAGCAGGGCCTCCGCCAACCACTTCCTTCTGGTGGACGGACAGCAGAAGCGCTTTTGTTGTCAGAAATGCATCAGGGACTTCAAGCAG GCTCACAGCAAGCTGGCGAGCTGCCTGACATGCAAGACCTTAATCAAGACGGGCGAGGTGGTCCTGGGCCTAGCTGCTGACGGCACAATGGGCTCCTATTGCTCCACCAACTGTATGAACAaggccaagatggctgccaccACCTTCCACC aTGCGGAGCCGTCGTGTCACTTCTGCAAGAGGAACTCTTTACCTCAGTATCAGGCCACGCTTCCCGAGGGAAACGTCCTCAACTTCTGCAGCTCGCAGTGCGTCACCAAATTCCAG AGTGCCACACTCCAGACGACCACCAATGGACAGACAACGCTGTCCTCAAACAACACCGCCGCGGTACAGCTCAAGTGCAACTACTGTCGAGGAACGTTTAGCGTCAAGCCGGAGACGCTGGAGTGGGAG GACAAAGTGTACCAATTCTGCAGTAAGGTGTGCTGCGATGACTACAAGAAGCTGCATTGCATCGTCACCCTGTGTGAATTCTGCCAGGAGGAGAAGACGCTGCACACCACCGGCAACTTCTCGGGCGAGAAGAAACCTTTCTGCAGCGAAG GTTGCAAACTGCTGTTCAAGCAAGACTTCATCAAGCGCCTGGGCCTCAAGTGCGTCAGCTGCAACCACTGCAGCCAGATGTGCAAGAGAGGCATCACGCGGCAGCTCGGCGGCATGACGCGGGACTTTTGTGGAGAGGCCTGCGCCAAGAAGTTCCACGATTGGTACCACAAG GCGGCGCGCTGCGACTGCTGCAAGGTTCAGGGCCAGCTGACGGAGTCTGTGATGTGGCGGTCGGAGATGAAGCAATTCTGTGACCAGCAGTGTCTGCTCCGGTTTTATTGCCAGCAGAACGAGCCTATCCTGGCCACACAGAAAGGCCCAGAGAACAGCTGCACAG GCATTGAATCACAAGCTTCCAAACTTGGG CTGGTGAGCCAGGGCACGGCGGCGTACACAAGCAGCGGCCTGATAAGAGACGTCAAAAACAAGGCAGTCCTCTGCAAGCCGCTTACCCTCACCAAGGCCACCTACTGCAAGCCACACATGCAGAGCAAACCCATACAGACGG ATGTGGATGATGGCGTGAAACGCGAGTACGTTCCTGTCCCCATCCCCGTGCCCGTCTTCATCCCCATGCCCATGAACATGTATTCACAGCTGACGCCCACGCCGCTCTCTATGCCCCTACCA CTCCCCGTGCCAGTCTTCCTGCCCACCACACTGCAGAGCACCGAGCAAATCGTCCAAACCATCCAGGAGCTGAGAAGCAAGGCGCCCTCGGACCCCGTCGCCTCCCAGGAGGACCTGCCATCCCCGTCAGGGGTAACATCGGAGGACCACAAAGCAG ACATCATCAAGCTCGAGGAGACGAGTAAGCATGTGGACGACGAGATGATCACCGCTGGCCCGGAGGAGCAGAAAGTGGTGAAGAAGGAAGGTGATGTGAACGTGAAGAAAGAAAAGGAGGTGGAAGAGGAGGGAAGCTACATGGACCTGGAGGAGGACTTCCCTCAAG CTTCAGCGTCCGTCCTGGAGGATGCGGAGAAGCAGGATGACGAGCAGGCAGCACGACCTCAGCCAAGGACACGA GGTAGCAAGAGGCTGGCGGCAGAACGCAGCTTGGTCAGAGCCTCGTTGGTTCGCTCGCCGCCCCTGAAAGTTCGTTACGGCGTCAATGCCTTCAGACGCTGGATGGGTTCAGGTGGCAAAGATGGATGCACAGCGGACCCCCAAGCCTCCGATCCAGCTCTGGTGAATCCCACTGAAACCGATGTGCTGGAAATGTGCGCGGAAAAGCTGAACGACAAGCTATGCGGCTTCGTAAGGGAGGTGTGCCGGCCCAACGGCCAACGATACGCACCAGACAGCATCTACTACCTCTGCCTCGGCATCCAGAAG CATCTTCACACCAATGGCCAACAGGGTGACATCTTCAGCGACTCCTGCTACCAGGAGTTTGGGGAGGAGCTCAACAAGGTTCTGAAGAACTGGAAGCCCAGCCTGCTTCCTGATG GCTCCGCGTGGAGCCGTGTGGACGAGCAGTGTCTGTGGGCGGGTGGACATCTGGGCAGCACCACGCCCGCCGTCCTGCTGCGCTCGCTGGTCTACCTGAACGCCAAGCGCATGCGCTTACGCAGTGCCCAGCAGCACCTGCGCCTGTCCTTCGCCGACGTCTATGGCCCGGACGCCACACACCCCGTCACCACCAGGGAGAGCCAAGCTTGCGTCCGTGTGCCTTCTCCCCTCTCTCAGG TTGAAAAGGAGTCTCGTAAGAGGAAGCCAGACCATCAGGACTGTGAAGACGACGACACAGGATTACTAGGTCTCGTCACGGAGCAAGAGCGACACCTTTTCCAGCTCTACCGCTCCAAGTGGTATGTTATCTATCCTCCGTTGCTTGGTTTTGTTCAGGCCGATTCATCAATTTGTTATGTCAGGAAAtgtattttcatacattttgaaTGTGCACTAACAGAGCACTCTTTCAATATGACAGATTTCCACCTACAGCAGGTGGGACTTGGTAACTGGAGGTTCACTGTATCCGTGAATTTTTGGAAGTGGGTGTACTGTGATTATAAATCCATGCTGGTTTACATACTGACACTTCAGTGA